One genomic window of Equus caballus isolate H_3958 breed thoroughbred chromosome 6, TB-T2T, whole genome shotgun sequence includes the following:
- the LOC100146258 gene encoding retinol dehydrogenase 7 isoform X1, protein MWLYLAALVGLCYLLRWYRERQVVSNLRDKYVFITGCDSGFGNQLARQLDLRGLRVLAACLTEKGAKQLRDQTSDRLETVILDVTKTESIAAATQWVKERTGDRGLWGLVNNAGIGVPAAPNEWLTKDDFLKILNVNLIGLIEVTLSLLPLIRKTRGRIVNVSSPAGRLSVLGGGYCISKFGVEAFSDSLRRELCPFGVRVAIIVPGNFKTSICPDNVQDLLKGLWSQASPEVKKSYGDKYFEGYCQYYNKLTSLGQKDLSLVTNCMEHALTAVHPRIRYSACWDAVCFTLPLSYLPTSVADFILSLFANAVRPADAV, encoded by the exons ATGTGGCTGTACCTGGCGGCCCTTGTGGGCCTGTGCTACCTCCTGCGCTGGTACCGGGAGAGGCAGGTGGTGAGCAACCTCCGAGACAAGTACGTCTTCATCACAGGCTGTGACTCGGGCTTTGGGAAtcagctggccaggcagctgGACCTGCGAGGCTTGAGGGTGCTGGCCGCGTGTCTGACGGAGAAGGGGGCCAAGCAGCTGAGGGACCAGACGTCAGACAGGCTGGAGACAGTGATCCTGGATGTGACCAAGACAGAGAGCATTGCTGCAGCCACCCAGTGGGTGAAGGAGCGCACAGGGGACAGAG GTCTGTGGGGTTTGGTGAACAATGCTGGCATTGGTGTGCCAGCTGCACCGAATGAATGGCTGACCAAAGATgatttcttgaaaatattgaaCGTGAACTTGATCGGCCTCATCGAGGTGACCCTGAGCTTGCTTCCCCTGATCAGAAAGACCAGGGGAAGAATAGTCAATGTTTCTAGCCCAGCTGGGAGACTATCTGTGCTTGGTGGTGGCTACTGCATTTCCAAGTTCGGTGTAGAAGCTTTTTCTGACAGCCTGAG AAGAGAGCTTTGTCCCTTTGGCGTTCGTGTTGCTATCATAGTACCCGGGAACTTTAAAACATCCATTTGCCCTGACAATGTACAGGATCTACTCAAGGGGCTCTGGAGCCAAGCGTCCCCAGAGGTGAAGAAGAGCTATGGAGACAAGTACTTCGAAGGCT ATTGCCAGTATTACAATAAACTCACATCTCTAGGACAGAAGGATCTGAGCCTGGTCACCAACTGCATGGAGCACGCCCTGACCGCCGTCCACCCTCGTATCCGCTACTCTGCTTGCTGGGACGCCGTATGCTTCACTCTCCCTCTGTCTTATTTACCAACATCTGTGGCGGACTTTATTCTTAGTCTTTTTGCAAATGCGGTCAGGCCCGCTGATGCTGTGTAG
- the LOC100147454 gene encoding small ribosomal subunit protein uS3-like: MAVQISKKRQFVAHGIFKAELNEFLTRELAEDGYSGVEVRVTPTRTEIIILATRTQNVLGEKGRRIRELTAVVQKRFGFPEGSVELYAEKVAKRGLCAIAQAESLRYKLLGGLAVRRACYGVLRFTMESGAKGCEVVVSGKLRGQRAKSMKFVDGLMIHSGDPVNYYVDTAVCHVLLRQGVLGIKVKIMLPWDPSGKIGPKKPLPDHVSIVEPKDEILPTTPISEQKGGKPEPPAMPQPVPMA, from the coding sequence ATGGCGGTGCAAATTTCCAAGAAGAGGCAGTTTGTAGCTCACGGCATCTTCAAAGCTGAACTGAACGAGTTCCTCACTCGGGAGCTGGCTGAAGATGGCTACTCTGGAGTTGAGGTCCGGGTTACACCCACCAGGACGGAAATCATCATCTTGGCCACCAGGACGCAGAATGTTCTTGGTGAGAAGGGCCGGCGGATCCGGGAATTGACCGCTGTGGTTCAGAAGAGATTTGGCTTCCCTGAGGGCAGTGTAGAGCTGTATGCTGAAAAGGTGGCCAAGAGGGGTCTGTGTGCCATTGCCCAGGCAGAGTCTCTGCGCTACAAACTCCTGGGAGGCCTTGCTGTGCGGAGGGCCTGCTATGGTGTGCTGCGGTTCACCATGGAGAGTGGGGCCAAAGGCTGCGAGGTCGTGGTGTCTGGGAAACTCCGAGGACAGAGGGCTAAATCCATGAAGTTTGTGGACGGCCTGATGATCCACAGTGGGGACCCTGTCAACTACTATGTGGACACTGCTGTGTGCCATGTACTGCTTAGACAGGGTGTGCTGGGCATCAAAGTGAAGATCATGCTGCCTTGGGACCCAAGTGGTAAGATTGGCCCTAAGAAGCCGCTGCCTGACCACGTGAGCATCGTGGAACCCAAAGATGAGATACTGCCCACCACCCCCATCTCAGAACAGAAGGGTGGGAAGCCAGAGCCGCCTGCCATGCCCCAGCCAGTACCCATGGCATAA
- the LOC100146258 gene encoding retinol dehydrogenase 7 isoform X2 — translation MGCDSGFGNQLARQLDLRGLRVLAACLTEKGAKQLRDQTSDRLETVILDVTKTESIAAATQWVKERTGDRGLWGLVNNAGIGVPAAPNEWLTKDDFLKILNVNLIGLIEVTLSLLPLIRKTRGRIVNVSSPAGRLSVLGGGYCISKFGVEAFSDSLRRELCPFGVRVAIIVPGNFKTSICPDNVQDLLKGLWSQASPEVKKSYGDKYFEGYCQYYNKLTSLGQKDLSLVTNCMEHALTAVHPRIRYSACWDAVCFTLPLSYLPTSVADFILSLFANAVRPADAV, via the exons ATGG GCTGTGACTCGGGCTTTGGGAAtcagctggccaggcagctgGACCTGCGAGGCTTGAGGGTGCTGGCCGCGTGTCTGACGGAGAAGGGGGCCAAGCAGCTGAGGGACCAGACGTCAGACAGGCTGGAGACAGTGATCCTGGATGTGACCAAGACAGAGAGCATTGCTGCAGCCACCCAGTGGGTGAAGGAGCGCACAGGGGACAGAG GTCTGTGGGGTTTGGTGAACAATGCTGGCATTGGTGTGCCAGCTGCACCGAATGAATGGCTGACCAAAGATgatttcttgaaaatattgaaCGTGAACTTGATCGGCCTCATCGAGGTGACCCTGAGCTTGCTTCCCCTGATCAGAAAGACCAGGGGAAGAATAGTCAATGTTTCTAGCCCAGCTGGGAGACTATCTGTGCTTGGTGGTGGCTACTGCATTTCCAAGTTCGGTGTAGAAGCTTTTTCTGACAGCCTGAG AAGAGAGCTTTGTCCCTTTGGCGTTCGTGTTGCTATCATAGTACCCGGGAACTTTAAAACATCCATTTGCCCTGACAATGTACAGGATCTACTCAAGGGGCTCTGGAGCCAAGCGTCCCCAGAGGTGAAGAAGAGCTATGGAGACAAGTACTTCGAAGGCT ATTGCCAGTATTACAATAAACTCACATCTCTAGGACAGAAGGATCTGAGCCTGGTCACCAACTGCATGGAGCACGCCCTGACCGCCGTCCACCCTCGTATCCGCTACTCTGCTTGCTGGGACGCCGTATGCTTCACTCTCCCTCTGTCTTATTTACCAACATCTGTGGCGGACTTTATTCTTAGTCTTTTTGCAAATGCGGTCAGGCCCGCTGATGCTGTGTAG